The proteins below are encoded in one region of Paenibacillus albus:
- a CDS encoding ABC transporter permease, with protein sequence MNHYKLTGHAATNAAVASQKKRSRAASLAGKLWNERYLYLLLLPGLLYFIIYRYVPMLGNVIAFQDFSPFQGFLHSDWVGLKHFKKIFADREVIRVIWNTLYLSFLQIAFAFPVSIALSLMLNEVRGEKYKRIIQSLVYLPHFLSWVVVAGIVTVMLKSEGIVNHYLQAGLGIHAIPFLTSPHWFMPLIVLEVIWKESGWGTIIFLAALAGVNPSLYEAAVVDGASKIRQLWHITLPSIRSTIIILLILRLGSVLDVGFEQIFLMLNPLNKSIGDVLDTYVYYKGIQSSDFSFATAVGLFKSLVGLVLIVGANKLAKKFGEEGIY encoded by the coding sequence TTGAATCACTATAAGCTTACAGGCCATGCCGCGACCAATGCGGCCGTTGCTTCTCAGAAGAAGAGAAGCCGGGCAGCCTCGCTAGCGGGCAAGCTGTGGAATGAGCGATATTTGTACCTATTGCTTCTCCCGGGACTTCTCTACTTTATTATTTACCGGTACGTTCCGATGCTCGGAAACGTAATTGCCTTTCAGGACTTCAGTCCGTTCCAAGGGTTTCTGCACAGCGACTGGGTAGGGCTCAAGCATTTTAAGAAGATTTTCGCGGACAGAGAAGTAATCAGAGTCATTTGGAACACGCTCTATCTCTCCTTCCTGCAAATCGCGTTCGCTTTCCCTGTTTCGATAGCGCTTTCACTAATGCTGAACGAGGTTCGGGGTGAGAAGTACAAGCGGATCATTCAATCGCTCGTCTACTTACCGCATTTCTTGTCTTGGGTCGTCGTTGCCGGGATCGTAACCGTAATGCTCAAATCTGAGGGCATTGTCAATCACTATCTCCAGGCCGGATTAGGCATTCACGCCATTCCGTTCTTAACTTCTCCGCATTGGTTTATGCCGTTAATCGTGTTAGAGGTCATCTGGAAGGAATCCGGCTGGGGGACGATCATCTTCCTTGCCGCTTTGGCGGGCGTCAATCCTAGCTTGTATGAAGCAGCCGTCGTCGATGGTGCGAGCAAGATCAGACAGCTGTGGCATATTACGCTGCCTTCGATCCGAAGCACGATTATTATTTTGCTGATTCTTCGTCTGGGCAGCGTGCTGGATGTTGGGTTTGAACAGATCTTCCTGATGCTGAATCCGCTGAATAAGTCGATTGGCGATGTGCTTGATACGTACGTGTACTACAAAGGGATTCAAAGCTCGGATTTCAGCTTTGCAACGGCAGTCGGCTTGTTCAAGTCGCTCGTCGGGCTGGTCTTGATTGTCGGCGCGAATAAACTAGCCAAGAAGTTTGGCGAAGAAGGAATCTACTAA